Proteins from one Cryptomeria japonica chromosome 4, Sugi_1.0, whole genome shotgun sequence genomic window:
- the LOC131079293 gene encoding dihydroflavonol 4-reductase isoform X2: protein MMAEETCNEVKGTVCVTGAAGFIGSWLTMRLLELGYVVRATVRDPGNPNKTSHLLKLPGAYERLTLWKADLDDEGSFDNAIDGCEGVFHAATAMDFESEDPENEVIQPTVNGILNVMRSCAKAKSVKRVLFTTSAGAVNFTDDFGTPGKIYDETCWTNVELCRSLKMTGWMYFVSKTLGERAACEFAEKNNVDFISVIPTLVVGPFIMQTMPPSLVTALALLTRNEPHYMILRQVQLVHLDDLCMSLIFLYEHPQSKGRYISSSHDVTIVQLAKMLAQKYPQYNIPTEFKDADDSLPVVPYSSKKLVDMGFKFKYTIDDMFDGAIQSCVEKGLLPKMGIEAESDIFNNNE, encoded by the exons ATGATGGCAGAAGAGACATGCAATGAAGTGAAAGGCACAGTCTGTGTCACAGGAGCTGCTGGTTTCATTGGTTCATGGCTTACAATGCGTCTACTTGAGTTGGGTTATGTTGTGAGAGCAACTGTCAGAGACCCAG GAAATCCAAACAAGACCAGTCATTTGTTGAAACTGCCTGGGGCTTATGAGAGACTAACTCTTTGGAAAgcagacttggatgatgaaggaagCTTTGACAATGCCATTGATGGTTGTGAAGGTGTTTTCCACGCTGCAACTGCAATGGATTTTGAGTCCGAAGATCCAGAG AATGAGGTGATACAGCCAACAGTGAATGGGATATTGAATGTAATGAGATCATGTGCCAAGGCCAAGTCAGTGAAAAGAGTTCTATTCACCACATCTGCTGGGGCAGTGAATTTTACTGATGATTTTGGAACACCAGGCAAAATTTATGATGAAACCTGTTGGACCAATGTGGAGCTTTGTAGGAGCTTAAAAATGACTGGATGG ATGTACTTTGTGTCCAAAACACTTGGAGAAAGGGCTGCATGTGAATTCGCAGAGAAAAATAATGTCGACTTCATTAGTGTTATACCAACATTGGTAGTTGGGCCCTTTATAATGCAGACTATGCCTCCCAGCTTAGTTACAGCATTGGCACTGTTAACAA GAAATGAGCCACATTACATGATATTGAGACAAGTGCAGCTGGTTCACTTGGATGATCTCTGTATGTCTCTCATTTTTCTGTATGAACATCCCCAATCAAAGGGCAGATATATCTCTTCCTCCCATGATGTCACCATTGTTCAGCTGGCAAAGATGTTGGCTCAGAAATACCCACAATACAATATTCCAACTGA GTTTAAAGATGCAGATGACTCTTTGCCAGTAGTACCATATTCATCAAAAAAGCTTGTTGACATGGGTTTCAAATTCAAGTACACCATTGATGACATGTTTGATGGAGCCATTCAAAGTTGTGTGGAGAAAGGGCTTCTGCCAAAGATGGGAATTGAGGCAGAAAGTGACATCTTCAATAATAATGA
- the LOC131079293 gene encoding dihydroflavonol 4-reductase isoform X1, translating to MMAEETCNEVKGTVCVTGAAGFIGSWLTMRLLELGYVVRATVRDPGNPNKTSHLLKLPGAYERLTLWKADLDDEGSFDNAIDGCEGVFHAATAMDFESEDPENEVIQPTVNGILNVMRSCAKAKSVKRVLFTTSAGAVNFTDDFGTPGKIYDETCWTNVELCRSLKMTGWMYFVSKTLGERAACEFAEKNNVDFISVIPTLVVGPFIMQTMPPSLVTALALLTRNEPHYMILRQVQLVHLDDLCMSLIFLYEHPQSKGRYISSSHDVTIVQLAKMLAQKYPQYNIPTEFKDADDSLPVVPYSSKKLVDMGFKFKYTIDDMFDGAIQSCVEKGLLPKMGIEAESDIFNNNEYIW from the exons ATGATGGCAGAAGAGACATGCAATGAAGTGAAAGGCACAGTCTGTGTCACAGGAGCTGCTGGTTTCATTGGTTCATGGCTTACAATGCGTCTACTTGAGTTGGGTTATGTTGTGAGAGCAACTGTCAGAGACCCAG GAAATCCAAACAAGACCAGTCATTTGTTGAAACTGCCTGGGGCTTATGAGAGACTAACTCTTTGGAAAgcagacttggatgatgaaggaagCTTTGACAATGCCATTGATGGTTGTGAAGGTGTTTTCCACGCTGCAACTGCAATGGATTTTGAGTCCGAAGATCCAGAG AATGAGGTGATACAGCCAACAGTGAATGGGATATTGAATGTAATGAGATCATGTGCCAAGGCCAAGTCAGTGAAAAGAGTTCTATTCACCACATCTGCTGGGGCAGTGAATTTTACTGATGATTTTGGAACACCAGGCAAAATTTATGATGAAACCTGTTGGACCAATGTGGAGCTTTGTAGGAGCTTAAAAATGACTGGATGG ATGTACTTTGTGTCCAAAACACTTGGAGAAAGGGCTGCATGTGAATTCGCAGAGAAAAATAATGTCGACTTCATTAGTGTTATACCAACATTGGTAGTTGGGCCCTTTATAATGCAGACTATGCCTCCCAGCTTAGTTACAGCATTGGCACTGTTAACAA GAAATGAGCCACATTACATGATATTGAGACAAGTGCAGCTGGTTCACTTGGATGATCTCTGTATGTCTCTCATTTTTCTGTATGAACATCCCCAATCAAAGGGCAGATATATCTCTTCCTCCCATGATGTCACCATTGTTCAGCTGGCAAAGATGTTGGCTCAGAAATACCCACAATACAATATTCCAACTGA GTTTAAAGATGCAGATGACTCTTTGCCAGTAGTACCATATTCATCAAAAAAGCTTGTTGACATGGGTTTCAAATTCAAGTACACCATTGATGACATGTTTGATGGAGCCATTCAAAGTTGTGTGGAGAAAGGGCTTCTGCCAAAGATGGGAATTGAGGCAGAAAGTGACATCTTCAATAATAATGA